Proteins co-encoded in one Paenibacillus antri genomic window:
- a CDS encoding ACT domain-containing protein codes for MGTESKESRPAKPERPATLYVVRDDILPEALVKTLQVKDLLARGLAATVHEATEQVGLSRSAYYKYRDGIFPLSRFERERIVTISIDLEHRSGVLSRVLSMVAAYEGNVLTIHQTIPLQGVANVVLTVETGAEPEALTALVTAVRSADGVRKAVVIGQG; via the coding sequence TTGGGAACGGAGTCGAAGGAGTCGAGGCCGGCGAAACCGGAACGGCCCGCGACGTTGTACGTCGTGCGCGACGACATCTTGCCCGAAGCGCTGGTCAAGACGCTGCAGGTCAAGGATCTGCTCGCCAGAGGATTGGCCGCCACCGTGCACGAAGCGACCGAGCAGGTGGGCCTCAGCCGCAGCGCTTACTATAAGTACAGGGACGGCATCTTCCCGCTCAGCCGCTTCGAACGGGAGCGCATCGTGACGATCTCGATCGATCTCGAGCATCGTTCCGGCGTCTTGTCCCGCGTGCTCTCGATGGTCGCCGCTTACGAAGGCAACGTGCTGACGATCCATCAGACGATCCCGCTGCAAGGCGTCGCGAACGTCGTGCTGACGGTCGAGACGGGAGCCGAGCCGGAGGCGCTTACCGCGCTCGTGACGGCGGTCCGCTCGGCGGACGGCGTGCGGAAGGCGGTCGTCATCGGTCAAGGATGA
- the rpmA gene encoding 50S ribosomal protein L27, producing the protein MLKLNLQLFASKKGVGSTKNGRDSIAKRLGVKRADGQTVTGGSILVRQRGTKIHPGNNVGIGSDDTLFAKIDGVVKFERWGRDRKKVSVYPVETAPVAATVER; encoded by the coding sequence ATGTTGAAATTGAACCTTCAGTTATTCGCTTCGAAGAAGGGTGTAGGCTCCACGAAGAACGGTCGCGACAGCATCGCGAAGCGTCTCGGCGTGAAGCGCGCGGACGGCCAGACGGTGACGGGCGGCAGCATTCTCGTTCGTCAACGCGGCACGAAGATTCACCCGGGCAATAACGTAGGCATCGGCTCCGATGACACGTTGTTCGCCAAGATCGACGGCGTCGTGAAGTTCGAACGCTGGGGTCGCGACCGCAAGAAGGTCAGCGTATACCCGGTCGAAACCGCTCCGGTAGCGGCGACGGTGGAGCGCTAA
- a CDS encoding homoserine dehydrogenase, which translates to METIRIGLMGLGTVGSGVVRILNDHQDDLSRQTGSRIEIRRVLVQDKEKARDIALPSELLTQNAEDIVGAPDIDVVVEVMGGVVQTKGLMEKALRGGKHIVTANKDLMALHGAELLAVAQEHGCDIFYEASVAGGIPIIRALTESFSSDRITRMFGIVNGTTNFILTKMSGEGASYEDVLKEAQALGYAEADPTSDVEGLDAARKMAILATLGFRMNVALGDVSAKGISSVTKEDILYGKRLGYELKLLGVAERDGDSVSVSVQPAMVRKSHPLASVNGVYNAVYVYGEAVGETMFYGPGAGSMPTATSVVADLVAVVKNMRLKVNGQGLSKAYKEKKLQSDDRIFGKFFLLLHVEDKAGVLAQITQAFAKHEVSLESVLQQPNQENPKAEIIIITHDTNLSGMKRVIDELDSMDVVNKIKSVYRVVG; encoded by the coding sequence ATGGAAACCATACGCATCGGGCTCATGGGGCTCGGCACGGTCGGATCGGGCGTCGTGCGCATCTTGAACGATCACCAGGACGATCTGTCCCGGCAAACCGGGTCCCGCATCGAAATTCGCAGGGTGCTCGTGCAGGACAAGGAGAAGGCCAGGGACATCGCGCTCCCGTCCGAGCTGCTGACGCAGAACGCGGAAGACATCGTCGGAGCGCCCGACATCGACGTCGTCGTCGAGGTGATGGGCGGCGTCGTTCAGACGAAGGGATTGATGGAGAAGGCGCTTCGCGGCGGCAAGCATATCGTGACGGCGAACAAGGATTTGATGGCGCTGCACGGCGCGGAGCTGCTCGCGGTCGCGCAGGAGCACGGCTGCGATATTTTCTACGAGGCGAGCGTCGCCGGCGGCATTCCGATCATTCGCGCGCTGACGGAGAGCTTCTCGTCCGACCGCATCACGCGCATGTTCGGCATCGTGAACGGCACGACGAACTTCATCCTGACGAAAATGAGCGGGGAAGGGGCTTCCTACGAAGACGTGCTCAAGGAAGCGCAGGCGCTCGGGTATGCCGAGGCCGATCCGACGTCGGACGTCGAAGGGCTGGACGCCGCGCGCAAGATGGCGATCCTCGCGACGCTCGGCTTCCGCATGAACGTGGCGCTCGGCGACGTGTCCGCCAAGGGCATCAGCTCCGTCACGAAGGAAGACATCTTGTACGGCAAGCGACTCGGCTACGAGCTGAAGCTGCTCGGCGTCGCCGAGCGGGACGGCGATTCCGTATCCGTCAGCGTCCAACCGGCGATGGTGCGGAAGTCGCATCCGCTCGCATCGGTCAACGGCGTCTACAACGCGGTGTACGTATACGGCGAAGCGGTCGGCGAGACGATGTTCTACGGCCCCGGCGCGGGCAGCATGCCGACGGCGACGTCGGTCGTCGCGGATCTCGTGGCGGTCGTGAAGAACATGCGCCTGAAGGTGAACGGCCAAGGACTGAGCAAGGCGTACAAGGAGAAGAAGCTTCAGTCGGACGATCGTATCTTCGGCAAGTTTTTCCTGCTCCTGCACGTGGAGGACAAGGCGGGCGTGCTCGCGCAGATCACGCAGGCGTTCGCGAAGCACGAAGTCAGCCTCGAGTCGGTGCTGCAGCAGCCGAATCAGGAAAACCCGAAGGCGGAAATCATCATCATTACGCACGACACGAACTTATCGGGCATGAAACGCGTCATCGACGAGCTGGATTCGATGGACGTCGTCAACAAAATCAAAAGCGTATACCGGGTCGTCGGGTAA
- the rplU gene encoding 50S ribosomal protein L21 has protein sequence MYAIIETGGKQYKVQEGDVIYIEKLDTNEGDSVTFDQVLAVGNGEGIKLGEPLVAGASVTGKVEKNGRGQKIIVFKYKAKKNYRRKQGHRQPYTKVTIEKIQG, from the coding sequence ATGTACGCGATTATTGAAACAGGCGGAAAGCAGTACAAAGTGCAAGAGGGCGATGTGATCTACATCGAGAAGCTCGACACGAACGAAGGCGATTCGGTTACGTTCGATCAGGTTCTGGCAGTCGGCAACGGCGAAGGAATCAAGCTCGGCGAGCCGCTCGTAGCGGGCGCTTCGGTTACCGGCAAGGTAGAGAAGAACGGCCGCGGTCAGAAGATCATCGTCTTCAAGTACAAGGCGAAGAAGAACTATCGCCGCAAGCAAGGTCATCGCCAACCGTACACGAAGGTTACGATCGAGAAAATCCAAGGCTAA
- the thrC gene encoding threonine synthase: MRYMGLIDRYRDLLPVNEKTPALTLHEGNTPLIRADRLSEELQLDLYFKFEGMNPTGSFKDRGMVMAVAKAMEEGSRTIMCASTGNTSAAAAAYAARGGLACVVLIPNGNIALGKLAQAYAYGATVLAIDGNFDQALDIVRDITSKHPITLVNSVNPYRLEGQKTAAFEIVDALGNAPDYLAIPVGNAGNISAYWKGFKEYREAGRSTSVPKMIGFQAAGASPLVAGKPFPNPETVATAIRIGNPASWDLAVAAHTESEGGVWAVTDEEILEAYRTIAAKEGVFAEPASAASIAGVMKRRREGALPAGSQVVCVLTGHGLKDPNIAIKTVAAEPVVIPATEDAVLAAIASAEAARG, translated from the coding sequence ATGAGATATATGGGACTGATCGATCGATATCGCGACTTGCTGCCGGTGAACGAGAAGACGCCGGCGTTGACGCTGCACGAAGGCAATACGCCGCTCATCCGGGCGGACCGGCTGTCCGAGGAGCTGCAGCTCGATCTGTATTTTAAATTCGAGGGCATGAACCCGACGGGGTCGTTCAAGGACCGCGGCATGGTTATGGCCGTCGCCAAAGCGATGGAGGAAGGCAGCCGCACGATCATGTGCGCGTCGACGGGCAACACGTCGGCGGCGGCGGCGGCTTACGCGGCGCGCGGCGGACTCGCCTGCGTCGTGCTCATCCCGAACGGCAACATCGCGCTCGGCAAGCTCGCGCAGGCGTACGCTTACGGCGCGACGGTGCTCGCGATCGACGGCAACTTCGACCAAGCGCTCGACATCGTGCGCGACATTACGTCGAAGCACCCGATCACGCTCGTCAACTCGGTGAACCCGTACCGTCTCGAAGGACAGAAGACGGCGGCTTTCGAGATCGTCGACGCGCTCGGCAATGCTCCGGATTACCTCGCCATTCCGGTCGGGAACGCGGGCAACATCTCCGCGTACTGGAAGGGCTTCAAGGAGTACCGCGAGGCGGGCCGTTCGACGTCCGTGCCGAAGATGATCGGCTTCCAGGCGGCCGGCGCGAGCCCGCTCGTCGCCGGCAAGCCGTTCCCGAACCCGGAGACGGTGGCGACGGCGATCCGCATCGGCAACCCGGCGAGCTGGGATTTGGCCGTAGCGGCGCATACGGAATCCGAAGGCGGCGTCTGGGCGGTGACCGACGAAGAGATCCTTGAGGCGTATCGGACGATCGCGGCGAAGGAAGGCGTGTTCGCCGAGCCGGCGTCCGCGGCTTCGATCGCGGGCGTCATGAAGCGCCGCCGCGAAGGCGCGCTTCCGGCCGGCAGCCAAGTCGTCTGCGTACTGACCGGCCATGGCCTCAAGGACCCGAACATCGCGATCAAGACGGTCGCCGCCGAGCCTGTCGTCATTCCGGCGACGGAAGACGCCGTGCTCGCCGCCATCGCTTCGGCGGAAGCGGCCCGTGGCTAG
- a CDS encoding Spo0B domain-containing protein, which produces MKHAEEQDRHSRLLDEHRQLWIDAFSHARHDWLNDLQMIVGYMQLRKYDKLAACVDMLKQRMTEESRTSKLGSPGLVEALLTVRARARSFAFRLAIDERFQLRSGADAAELAVRSLIAGFEAASEKGERGTENALACAFSNEQADTAIVFTYQGAYSEGALRLTVNELKKQLRPLAPASSLQASFGADEASVTVRLPSASGK; this is translated from the coding sequence ATGAAGCACGCGGAGGAGCAAGACCGGCATAGCCGACTGCTGGACGAGCATCGGCAGCTATGGATCGACGCGTTCAGCCATGCGAGACACGATTGGCTGAACGACCTTCAGATGATCGTCGGATATATGCAATTGCGAAAATATGATAAATTAGCGGCCTGCGTGGATATGCTAAAACAAAGGATGACCGAAGAGAGCCGCACGTCGAAGCTCGGCTCGCCGGGGCTCGTCGAAGCGCTCTTGACGGTGCGCGCTCGGGCGCGGTCGTTCGCTTTCCGTCTTGCGATCGACGAACGGTTCCAGCTACGTTCCGGCGCCGACGCGGCCGAGCTCGCGGTGAGGTCGCTGATCGCCGGCTTCGAGGCGGCGTCCGAGAAGGGCGAACGCGGCACGGAGAACGCGCTGGCCTGCGCGTTCTCGAACGAACAGGCGGATACGGCGATCGTATTTACATATCAAGGAGCTTATTCCGAGGGCGCGCTTCGGCTTACGGTGAACGAACTGAAGAAGCAGCTGCGGCCGCTCGCGCCCGCAAGCTCGCTGCAAGCGTCGTTCGGCGCCGACGAGGCGTCCGTCACGGTCCGGCTTCCAAGCGCGTCGGGAAAATAG
- the obgE gene encoding GTPase ObgE, producing MFVDFAKVYVKGGDGGDGVATFRRELYVPEGGPSGGDGGPGGDVVFRVDEGLRTLMDFRYQRHFKAPRGEKGRNKSQHGAGAEDMIVRVPPGTIVIDDDTKEIIADMTRHGQEVVIAKGGRGGRGNMRFATANNPAPHIAEKGEEGQERWVVLELKVMADVGLVGFPSVGKSTLLSVVSAAQPKIGAYHFTTITPNLGVVDVEEGRSFVLADLPGLIEGAHEGVGLGHEFLRHVERTRVIAHVVDMSGSEGRDPYEDWVAINQELKLYNAKLEERPQIVVANKMDVPEAELFLEEFRAKLAENGHGDMRIFPISAATRQGIRELVFKLAEMVESIPAAPLVEETPEKEERKVYTLENDRADESFKIRRENDVFIVEGEAIERLAKRTKFESHDAVQRFATIMRRMGVDRELRKRGAEDGHYVRIGDFEFEFVEHE from the coding sequence ATGTTTGTCGATTTTGCGAAAGTGTATGTGAAAGGCGGGGACGGAGGCGACGGCGTCGCGACGTTCCGCAGAGAGTTGTACGTTCCGGAAGGAGGTCCTTCCGGGGGCGACGGCGGTCCCGGAGGGGACGTCGTCTTCCGCGTGGACGAAGGACTGCGGACGTTGATGGACTTCCGGTACCAACGTCACTTCAAGGCGCCGAGAGGCGAGAAGGGGCGGAATAAGTCGCAGCACGGCGCAGGCGCGGAAGACATGATCGTACGCGTGCCGCCGGGGACGATCGTCATCGACGACGACACGAAGGAAATCATCGCCGACATGACGCGCCACGGCCAGGAGGTCGTCATCGCGAAGGGCGGACGCGGGGGGCGCGGCAACATGCGGTTCGCCACGGCGAACAATCCGGCGCCGCATATCGCGGAGAAGGGCGAGGAGGGGCAGGAGCGCTGGGTCGTGCTCGAGCTGAAGGTGATGGCCGACGTCGGTCTCGTCGGGTTCCCGAGCGTCGGCAAGTCGACGCTGCTCTCCGTCGTATCCGCGGCGCAGCCGAAGATCGGCGCGTACCACTTCACGACGATTACTCCGAATCTTGGCGTCGTCGACGTCGAAGAAGGGCGGTCGTTCGTGCTGGCGGACTTGCCGGGGCTCATCGAAGGCGCGCACGAAGGCGTCGGGCTCGGCCACGAGTTTCTGCGCCACGTCGAGCGGACGCGCGTCATCGCGCACGTCGTCGACATGTCCGGCTCCGAAGGACGGGATCCGTACGAGGATTGGGTCGCGATCAATCAAGAGCTGAAGCTGTACAACGCGAAGCTGGAGGAACGTCCGCAGATCGTCGTCGCCAATAAGATGGACGTACCGGAAGCGGAGCTGTTCCTCGAGGAATTCCGCGCGAAGCTGGCGGAGAACGGGCATGGAGACATGCGGATTTTCCCGATTTCGGCGGCGACGCGCCAGGGCATTCGGGAGCTCGTCTTCAAGCTGGCGGAGATGGTGGAGTCGATTCCGGCCGCGCCGCTCGTCGAGGAGACGCCGGAGAAGGAAGAGCGCAAGGTATATACGCTCGAGAACGACCGCGCGGACGAAAGCTTCAAGATTCGCCGGGAGAACGACGTCTTCATCGTGGAAGGCGAAGCGATCGAACGGCTCGCGAAGCGAACGAAATTCGAGTCTCACGACGCGGTGCAGCGATTCGCGACGATCATGCGGCGCATGGGCGTCGACCGCGAGCTGCGCAAGCGCGGCGCGGAGGACGGGCACTACGTACGGATCGGAGATTTCGAGTTCGAATTCGTCGAGCATGAGTAG
- a CDS encoding ribosomal-processing cysteine protease Prp encodes MIRVRVDRDRDTRRITGFRVEGHALFAESGKDIVCAGVSAVTVGTVNAAEAVVGVELTALMESGLLDVTVPKGLPEPKSASLQLVLESMVVMLQTIEQSYGKHIRLKQNYE; translated from the coding sequence TTGATCCGCGTGAGAGTGGACAGGGATCGGGATACGAGACGAATTACCGGATTTCGGGTCGAAGGGCATGCCCTCTTCGCGGAGTCGGGCAAGGATATCGTATGCGCGGGCGTATCGGCGGTGACGGTCGGAACGGTGAACGCGGCGGAAGCGGTCGTCGGCGTCGAATTAACGGCGTTGATGGAATCGGGCCTGCTGGACGTAACCGTGCCGAAGGGACTTCCGGAACCGAAGTCGGCTTCCCTGCAGCTGGTGTTGGAATCGATGGTCGTCATGTTGCAGACGATTGAACAATCGTACGGTAAACATATAAGGCTCAAACAAAATTACGAATGA
- a CDS encoding peptidoglycan DD-metalloendopeptidase family protein: MDDLRKRRQQRIQHILNGEDPGEGRRNSDWLEQLEHERRMQEDPEYAWHIRGNPWRTSSSRVDGTIKFQAVAAVVLFASVWAMFQWEHPVVAEGQAFVRAALTEEQRLDDVYAWYEDRFGELPSFVPAMDRQQAEAEHVGAGIGRAYIAPVTGSVVEPFGGIRSGAGVVVRASASSVASMDEGLVIYAGETQETGQTVVVRHPDGVETVYGYLGEIKVAKDDWVEAGDSIGAVRSSGAGEVGGLLYFAVKKGNSFVDPADVVAL, encoded by the coding sequence ATGGACGATCTGCGAAAAAGAAGGCAGCAGCGCATTCAACATATTTTGAACGGGGAAGACCCCGGCGAAGGCCGGCGAAATTCCGACTGGCTGGAGCAGCTCGAGCACGAGCGTCGGATGCAAGAAGATCCCGAATACGCATGGCACATCCGGGGGAATCCTTGGAGGACTTCGTCTTCCCGCGTGGACGGGACGATCAAGTTCCAAGCGGTCGCCGCCGTCGTGCTGTTCGCTTCGGTATGGGCGATGTTTCAATGGGAGCATCCGGTCGTGGCCGAGGGACAGGCGTTCGTCCGGGCGGCGCTGACCGAAGAGCAGCGGCTCGACGACGTGTACGCGTGGTACGAGGACCGATTCGGCGAGCTGCCGTCGTTCGTTCCGGCGATGGATCGTCAGCAAGCGGAGGCGGAGCATGTCGGCGCCGGGATCGGCCGCGCGTATATCGCGCCGGTGACCGGCAGCGTCGTCGAGCCGTTCGGCGGCATCCGCTCGGGAGCGGGCGTCGTCGTGAGGGCGTCGGCATCGTCGGTCGCCTCGATGGACGAGGGACTCGTCATCTACGCCGGGGAGACGCAAGAGACCGGACAGACGGTCGTCGTGCGCCATCCGGACGGCGTGGAGACGGTATACGGGTATCTCGGAGAAATTAAGGTCGCGAAGGACGATTGGGTCGAGGCGGGCGACAGCATCGGCGCGGTTCGTTCGTCGGGGGCGGGGGAAGTCGGCGGCTTGTTGTATTTCGCGGTGAAAAAAGGAAACAGCTTCGTCGATCCGGCCGATGTCGTCGCGCTTTGA
- a CDS encoding Rne/Rng family ribonuclease, whose protein sequence is MKQIVVHGHRDETTVALLEDGKLTEFFVERPNVRKLVGNIYKGRVVNVLPGMGAAFVDIGIEKNAFLYIDDLLPAHLEHQPKVKPSIDTLVRAGDELLVQIVREPVGTKGARVTTHYALTGRWLVYMPEAGYIALSKKIDDEEERKRLRALGERLCRDKEGVILRTVANGEGYEALAGDMDMLRERWRRIEEKAKRAQAPSEVYADVELLPRLIRDIVTEQMDEIVVDQPALMEEAKRMLRSIAPQLTERVRLHDGKKSAIEAYGVKEQLEAALQPKQWLASGGYVVIDQTEALTVVDVNTGKYTGSTNLEETVLTTNVEAAEEIARQLRLRDIGGIIVIDFIDMELEENRRRIIDALETAVQKDRTKAHIVGWTKLGLLEMTRKKVREQKDMMFFVPCKACGGRGKIRTSTLT, encoded by the coding sequence TTGAAACAAATCGTGGTTCACGGTCACCGGGACGAAACGACCGTAGCGCTGCTCGAAGACGGCAAGCTGACCGAATTTTTCGTGGAACGGCCGAATGTTCGCAAGCTCGTCGGCAACATCTATAAGGGCCGCGTCGTCAACGTGCTGCCGGGCATGGGAGCGGCGTTCGTGGACATCGGCATCGAGAAGAACGCCTTCCTCTACATCGACGATCTGCTGCCGGCTCACTTGGAGCATCAGCCGAAGGTGAAGCCGTCGATCGATACGCTCGTGCGGGCGGGGGACGAGCTGCTCGTGCAGATCGTGCGGGAGCCGGTCGGCACGAAGGGCGCCCGCGTCACGACGCATTACGCGTTGACGGGCCGCTGGCTCGTGTACATGCCGGAAGCCGGATATATAGCGCTGTCGAAGAAGATCGACGACGAAGAAGAGCGCAAGCGGCTGCGGGCGCTCGGCGAGCGGCTGTGCCGGGACAAAGAAGGCGTCATTTTGCGCACCGTGGCCAACGGCGAAGGCTACGAAGCGCTCGCCGGCGACATGGACATGCTGCGCGAGCGGTGGAGGCGCATCGAGGAGAAGGCGAAGCGGGCTCAGGCGCCGAGCGAGGTGTACGCCGACGTGGAGCTGCTGCCGCGCCTCATTCGCGACATCGTAACCGAGCAGATGGACGAGATCGTCGTCGATCAACCCGCCTTGATGGAGGAAGCGAAGCGAATGCTGCGCTCGATCGCGCCGCAGCTGACGGAGCGCGTCCGATTGCACGACGGGAAGAAGTCGGCCATCGAGGCGTACGGCGTGAAGGAGCAGCTGGAAGCGGCGCTGCAGCCGAAGCAGTGGCTCGCCAGCGGCGGATACGTCGTCATCGACCAGACCGAGGCGCTGACCGTCGTCGACGTCAATACCGGCAAATACACGGGATCTACGAATTTGGAAGAGACCGTGCTGACGACGAACGTGGAGGCGGCCGAGGAGATCGCGAGACAGCTGCGGCTGCGCGATATCGGCGGCATTATCGTCATCGACTTCATCGACATGGAGCTGGAGGAAAACAGGCGGCGCATCATCGACGCGCTCGAGACCGCCGTGCAGAAGGATCGCACGAAAGCGCACATCGTCGGTTGGACGAAGCTCGGGCTGCTGGAGATGACGCGCAAGAAGGTGCGGGAGCAGAAGGACATGATGTTCTTCGTTCCGTGCAAGGCTTGCGGGGGACGAGGGAAAATCAGGACTTCTACGTTGACGTAG
- a CDS encoding M50 family metallopeptidase yields MSSRFDRWLGVRFRLHPLFVLLLLLSAATGRFLEIVTLFGIVLIHEIGHAAMAKQLGWRVREVLLTPFGGVAVTDEDGSMPAREEALVAIAGPAMNLAMIGFAYAMTAAGVWTHAWTSYFAQANLTLMLFNLAPILPLDGGKLLRVAVGYALPFYKTLKATTFWSLIASAALVGVASTRLGEGAMTSAAVIGAFLLYANWYEYRTAPYRFTRFLLGRAARVRQWTMRGAKEHPIFVEPEDTLQSVSRLLRRERLHRFVVATRAGRVLAVVPEERWAPRYATEEQNRAVTELFM; encoded by the coding sequence ATGTCGTCGCGCTTTGATCGTTGGCTGGGCGTCCGCTTCCGCCTGCATCCGCTGTTCGTCCTCTTGCTGCTGTTGTCGGCGGCGACCGGACGGTTTCTCGAAATCGTCACCTTGTTCGGCATCGTGCTCATTCACGAAATCGGACATGCGGCGATGGCGAAGCAGCTCGGCTGGCGGGTGCGCGAGGTGCTGCTCACGCCGTTCGGCGGCGTAGCGGTCACCGACGAGGACGGATCGATGCCCGCGCGGGAGGAGGCGCTCGTCGCGATCGCCGGCCCAGCGATGAATCTCGCGATGATCGGCTTCGCGTACGCCATGACGGCGGCGGGCGTCTGGACTCATGCCTGGACGTCGTATTTCGCGCAGGCGAACCTGACGCTGATGCTGTTCAATCTCGCGCCGATTCTCCCGCTCGACGGCGGCAAGCTGCTTCGCGTAGCCGTCGGGTATGCGCTGCCGTTCTATAAGACGCTGAAGGCGACGACGTTCTGGTCGCTGATCGCCAGCGCGGCGCTCGTCGGCGTCGCCTCGACGCGGCTTGGGGAAGGCGCGATGACGAGCGCCGCGGTCATCGGCGCGTTTCTGCTGTACGCGAATTGGTACGAGTATCGAACGGCGCCGTATCGGTTCACGAGATTCCTTCTGGGACGGGCGGCGCGAGTGAGGCAGTGGACGATGCGCGGCGCGAAGGAGCATCCGATTTTCGTCGAGCCCGAGGACACGCTGCAATCGGTATCGCGGCTGCTGCGGCGCGAGCGGCTGCATCGATTCGTGGTGGCGACTCGCGCGGGACGCGTGCTCGCGGTCGTGCCCGAGGAGCGCTGGGCGCCGCGTTACGCCACGGAAGAGCAAAACCGTGCAGTGACCGAACTTTTCATGTAG
- a CDS encoding FtsW/RodA/SpoVE family cell cycle protein: MILLKKLKRVDWAIFAILIAFMSFSTFIVYSAVHSKPAFEGMHLRHLQFYGLGLLVLLGTAMLNYRILLKFAIYIYGIGVASLAAVYFFGAVINGARGWFIIPGIEQSVQPAEFAKLSIIVMVAYFLSRKQGEPLDLWRDVVPVGLIVFIPFVWVVIQPDLGNAIIYVVILVGMLWIANIKYLHVLLGLALAVGAAAGAMSLIETYHDPIETFLQEHGSGHWMDRIDAFLDPENASDDQTYQVDNSVRAIGSGALFGEGYLQGTSVHNNFIPYTYSDSIFVVVGEEFGFMGASVLLLLYFLLIYRLILISIQSGDAGGAYIIIGIVSMFVFQIFQNIGMFLGILPLTGITLPFVSYGGSSLLINMLSIGLALSIRVHADQPLDEMA; encoded by the coding sequence ATGATCTTATTAAAGAAATTAAAGCGCGTCGATTGGGCGATCTTCGCCATTCTGATCGCGTTCATGTCGTTCAGCACGTTCATCGTCTACAGCGCCGTGCACAGCAAGCCGGCGTTCGAAGGCATGCATCTGCGCCATCTGCAGTTTTACGGACTCGGCTTGCTGGTGCTGCTCGGAACGGCGATGCTCAATTACCGCATCCTTCTGAAATTTGCCATCTATATATACGGCATCGGCGTCGCCAGCCTCGCCGCGGTGTATTTCTTCGGCGCGGTCATCAACGGCGCCCGCGGATGGTTCATTATCCCGGGCATCGAACAGAGCGTGCAGCCGGCGGAATTCGCGAAGCTGTCCATTATCGTCATGGTGGCGTACTTTCTCTCTCGCAAGCAGGGCGAGCCGTTGGATTTGTGGAGGGACGTCGTTCCCGTCGGCCTGATCGTATTCATTCCGTTCGTGTGGGTCGTCATTCAACCGGACCTCGGCAACGCGATCATCTACGTCGTCATCCTCGTCGGCATGCTGTGGATCGCGAACATCAAATACCTTCACGTGCTGCTCGGCCTTGCGCTCGCCGTGGGCGCCGCGGCGGGGGCGATGTCCCTGATCGAGACGTACCACGATCCGATCGAGACGTTCCTCCAAGAGCACGGCTCAGGCCATTGGATGGACCGCATCGACGCGTTCCTCGATCCGGAGAACGCTTCGGACGACCAGACGTACCAAGTGGACAATTCCGTGCGGGCGATCGGTTCCGGCGCGCTGTTCGGCGAAGGGTATTTACAGGGCACGTCCGTGCACAACAATTTCATTCCGTACACGTATTCCGATTCGATCTTCGTCGTGGTAGGGGAGGAGTTCGGCTTCATGGGCGCTTCGGTGCTTCTGCTGCTGTACTTTTTGCTCATATACCGGCTCATCTTGATTTCGATCCAAAGCGGCGACGCGGGCGGAGCATATATCATCATCGGCATCGTCTCGATGTTCGTCTTTCAAATTTTCCAGAACATCGGCATGTTTCTCGGCATCCTGCCGCTGACGGGCATTACGCTGCCGTTCGTCTCTTACGGCGGCTCCTCCCTATTGATCAACATGTTGTCGATCGGACTCGCGCTCAGCATCCGCGTGCATGCCGATCAACCGCTCGACGAGATGGCTTGA